A region of the Streptomyces sp. NBC_00442 genome:
GCGCGGCGGTGGCGATACCTGCCGCAGCGATCTTGGATACCCGGCGCAAGAGGAGGTCCCTTCAAACCTGAACCGAGGCGCCCCTACCGGCGCTGGTTTCGCGTCGGATCGTAACGCGCGTAGATGTCGCGTAAAGCCCTGTTCGGAAGCCGTTATCGAATCGCCGCGAACAGGGGATGAAGTGTCCGGTTACGCGCGGTTGCCATCGAGGAGCGCCGCGGCGGTGAAGAGCTCCACGCCCACCTTGATGGCGGCCTCGTCCGCGTCGAAATCACCCCGATGGAGGTCAAGCCGGGCATGGGAGCCGGGCGTGCGGACCCCGAGACGGGCCATCGCCCCTGGTACGTGCTCCAGGTACCACGAAAAGTCCTCGCCACCCAGCGACTGTTCCGTGTCCTCGACGGCGAAGGGGCCGCGGCGGGCCGTCATGGCGTCGCGCAGCAGCTCGGTCACGGCCGGATCGTTGACGACCGGGGGCACCCCGCGGACGTAGTTGATCTCCGATTTGGCCCCGTGCAGGGTGGCGACTTCGTCGATCGCGGCGTGGACAAGGTCGGGCGCGTCGCGCCAGGCGTCGAGGTCGAGGCAGCGCACCGTGCCGGCCAGCTCGGCGTGCATCGGGATGACGTTGCAGGCGTGGCCCGACTCGATGCGGCCCCAGGTGAGGGCGAGCCCGGCGCGGGCGTCGATGCGGCGGGCGAGGAGCGCCGGCACGTCGGCGGCGACGCGCGCGACCGCGGTCACCAGGTCGGTGGTCAGGTGGGGGCGCGCGGTGTGGCCGCCGGGCCCGTCGAGGAAGACCTCCAGGCGGTCGCAGGCCGAGGTGATGGGGCCGGGCCGCAGCCCGATCCGACCGGCGTCCACGCGCGGGTCGCAGTGCACGGCGATGATCCGGCCCACGCCGTCCAGGGCCCCGGCCACGATGGCGTCGGCGGCGCCGCCGGGCAGCACCTCCTCGGCGGGCTGGAACAGCAGCCTTACGGGAGCGGGCAGCCGGCCCTCGCGGTGCAGCTCGGCAAGGACGAGGCCGGTGCCGAGAACGGTGGTGGTGTGCACGTCGTGGCCGCAGGCGTGCGCGCGGTCCGGGACGGTGGAGCGGTAGGAGATGCCCGCCTTGGCGTCCGGGATGGGCAGGGCGTCGATGTCCGCGCGGATGGCGAGCACGGGACGCGCGGCGCCGCTCTGCGCCGAGCCGCGCGCCGGGGTCGTGCCGATGTCGCAGATGAGCCCGGTGCCGCCCGGCAGGACGCGGGGTTCGAGGCCGGCCGCTTCGAGGCGCGCTCTGATCGCGGCGGTGGTCCTGAACTCTTGATTGCCCAGCTCGGGGTGCATGTGCAAGTCCCGCCGGAAGGCGATGAGTTCGGCACACAGGGCCTCGCTCAGCTCACCGGGCAGCGGTGCTTCGCCGGGCAGATCGGCTTCGGACTCACGGGACATCAACTGGTTCACTCGTTGAGGGTAGGCCTTTTCGAGGCTCAACTCGCTCGCGATCAACAAAAGTTCAGCCGCATAGGGGAAAGAAAGCCGGTCGCATGGCGCATGTCGATCGCTTCGACTGGGTAAGGTATTTCGTCCTTCTGCCCGATGCGCAGAACTGACGTTCTACGTCGGCGGTCCGCGCGGGTGCTTCGGCCTGCGGTCCGGTCCTGCGGTCCGGGCCGGTGCCCTACGCCGCCACCGTCGCCAGCCCGTGGGCCTTGCGGGCCGCCCCCGTCACGCCGTCGAGGAAGCCCTGGGCCCGGGGCGAGGCCCGTTCGGTGAGCCACCGCGGGTCGATGTCGCAGACCACGACGGTCACACCCGTGCCGGCGAGCGCCAGCGGCAGGGTGTGGACGACGGTGGAGGGGAAGCTCAGGACCGTACGGCCGACCGGCCCCCGGCGCGCGATGAGTTCGAGCGGCAGATCGGGCCGGACGATTTCGAGCCCGGTCCGGGCGTGCAGCGTGTGCAGTTTGTCGGCCGATTCGCGGCGGTGCGCGAAGTAGCGGGTCACGCCGTGCGTACGGGCCAGCAGGCCGACCGCGTCGAGGTAGCGCTCGGGGTCGACCACGCCGGTCTCCACCAGCGATGTCCCCACCAGGTCGGCGCCCTTGGTCAGGCGCGGCGGGCCGAAGTGCGCCCGTGTCCAGCCGAAGGTGTTGGGCGTGACCGTGACGCCTTCGGGCGCCTCTATGGGCATCGCGCTGAACACTTCCACGGCGCGGCGCCGCGCGGGGGTGAGCCGGCGCCGGGCCGCGGCGGCGACGGGGGCGAACAGGAGGTCGCGCGCGCCGGCCCTGCTGCCCCGCCGGTGCCAGCGCACCAGGCGCTCCCCGCGGGCGAGTTGGGCGACGAACTCCATGGTGGCGGTCCCGTCGTCGACGACCACCAGGTCCCGGGCGCGGGCCACGGTCAGGAGCAGCTGTACGTAGCGCGAGAAGGGGTCGCCCATGACGATGCGTTCCGCGCGCCGCAGCATCGGGGTGAGCCCGGCCACGGTGTGCAGCGGGGCGGTGGGACCGCCCCTGGCCTCCTCCCACCGCACCGTCGCGCCCGCGTCCCGGGCCAGCTCCGCCATCCGGCGCAGCTGGCCGCGCGACATGGGGTCGGTCGGCGAGAGCACCACGACGGTGAGGCCCGCGAGGTCCGGCGCCGCGGACCGCTGCTGTGCGGGCACGCCGTCGAGCAGCGGGCCGGGCGCGTGGGCCCACTCCAGGACGTTGAGCAGCTGGACCGGGCTCTCCACGAAGGCGACGGTGTCGGTGGTCTCCCGAGGCACGGCGGGTACGTCCTCTCAGACCGCGGCCGGAGCGCGGTCGCCGGTGGCGGCGACGACACCGGCGACGCGGCGCAGCTTCTTCATGGGGGCGAGCTCGGAGTCGTAGACCTTCTTGACGCCGTCGCCGAGCGCCGCCTCGATGGTGCGGATGTCGCGGACGAGGCGGGTGAGGCCGCCGGGTTCGACGGAGGCGGCCTGGTCGGAGCCCCACATGGCGCGGTCGAGGGTGATGTGGCGCTCCACGAAGGCGGCGCCGAGCGCGACGGCGGCGAGCGTGGTCTGGAGTCCCGTCTCGTGGCCGCTGTAGCCGATGGGCACGTTCGGGTACTCGGCCATCAGGCTGTTGATCACCCGCAGGTTGAGCTCGTCCGCCTTCGCCGGGTACGTCGAAGTGGCGTGGCACAGAAGGATGTTGGCGCTGCCGAGCACCTCCACGGCGTGGCGGATCTGCTGCGGCGTGGACATGCCGGTCGACAGCACGACCGTACGTCCGGTGGCGCGCAGGGCCCGCAGGAGTTCGTCGTCGGTGAGCGAGGCGGAGGCGACCTTGTGGGCCGGCACGTCGAACTTCTCCAGGAAGGCGACGGCCTCGGTGTCCCACGGGGAGGCGAACCAGTCGATGCCGCGCAGGGCGCAGTGCGCGTCGATCGCGCGGTACTCGTCCTCGCCGAATTCCACCCGGTGGCGGTAGTCGATGTACGTCATCCGGCCCCACGGAGTGTCCCGCTCGATGTCCCACTGGTCGCGCGGGGTGCAGATCTCGGGGGTGCGCTTTTGGAACTTGACGGCGTCGCAGCCGGCGTCGGCGGCGACGTCGATCAGGGCGAGCGCGGTGTCGAGGTCGCCGTTGTGGTTGATGCCGATCTCGCCGGTGACGTACACGGGGTGGCCCGGACCTGCGGTGCGGCTGCCGAGGGTGCGCAGACGGTTGCTCATGAGGAAGTTCCTTAGCTGTGCGGGGGTGTGGTGGGGAGCGTCACGGGGTGTACGGGGTGTGGTGGGTCGTGGGTGCGGGCGGGGTGCGGTCGAGTTCGGGTCCCAGGAGCCAGCCGGCGATCTCGCGGACGGCTCCTTCGCCGCCGGGGGCGGCGGTGACGGCACGCGCGGCGGCGCGCACCGCGTCGTGGGCACTCGCGACGGCGACGGGCCAGCCGGCGAGCGCGAAGCAGGGCAGGTCGTTGACGTCGTTGCCGGCGTACAGCACGCGCTGCGGGTCGACGTTCTCGTCCTCGCACCACTGCTTGAGTGCGAGGTCCTTGCGGTCGATGCCGTGCAGGACGGGGATCTTCAGCTTGTGGGCGCGGGCGGCGACGACGGGGTTCTGCTCGGTGGACAGGACGAGCAGTTTCAGGCCGGCCCGGCGCAGGGCGGCGATGCCGAGGCCGTCGCCCCGGTGCACGGCGACGAGTTCGCGTCCTTCGGAGTCGATGAGCACCTTGTCGTCGGTCTGGGTGCCGTCGAAGTCGAGGACGACCGCGTCGACGTCGTCGAGGGTGGGGCCGGGCGCGTGGTCGACGAGGGGGGCGAGCGCGCGGGCCCGTGCCAGGTCGTGCGGTTCGTCGATCTCCAGGACCCGGGCCGGGTCGGTGCGGACGAGCGCGGTGCGGCCGAAGAAGCGGTGCTTGTGCGTGCGGAACCCGGCCGCGTCCATGGCGTACGCGGCGCCGGTCTCCAGGAAGTCCTGGGGGCGGTCCTGTCGGCGCGGCCGGACCGTCTTGTCGTGGCCCATGCCCTGGCCGCAGGCGGCTCCGTCCTCGATGGACTCGCGCCACAGGAACCCGTGGAAGGGGGCGACGGTGACGGCGGTGTCGGCTCCGTCCTCGACGACCGCGGCGGCCACGCCCTCGACGTCCTCGCGGGTCAGGAACGGGCTGGTGCACTGCACGAGCAGCACGGCGGCGGTGTCCGGGTAGGCGTCGAGGGCGTGCAGGACGGCGGCTTCGCTGGAGGCGGTGTCGCCCGCGATGGCGGCCGGGCGGACGACCACGTCGGCGCCGGCGGCCCGCGCCGCGGCGGCGATCGCCGGGTCGTCGGTGGAGACGGCGACGTCGGTGACGTGACGCGCGGCCCGGCAGGCGAGCACGGCCCGTACGACGAGCGGGACGCCGGCGACGGGGGCGAGGTTCTTGCCGGGCACGCCCTTGGAGCCGCCCCGTGCGGGGATCACGGCGAGGACCCGGAGGGCGGGGGCGGCGGTCGCTGCGCTCATCACAGTTCTCCCATCCGGCGGATCACGGGCGCGACCCGCTGTACGCCGTGGCGGTAGGCGCCGCGCGCCGCGTCGCGCACGGCGTCCCTGATCAGCCGGCGCAGGCCGGTCGGCTCGTGCGCGGGGGCCGCGCCCGGCAGCGGGGTGCCGTCGGGGGCGAGGTGGTGCCGGGCGAGGAGGCCCGGCAGGTGGCCGGGGGCGGTGGTGGCGGTGTAGTACGGCGCGATGGGCGGCAGGCTCTCCTGCCCGAGGAGCGCGCCCAGCCGCTCGCGTGCGAGGTCGAAGGCGCGCTGGTACGCCTCGCCCGGCGCGACGCCCTGGGCCGCGAGCCACGCCGCGTCGGGCTCGGGCCGGTGTCCGGCGTCGAGCCGGTCCCAGGAGGTCAGGCAGCCGGAGCCGAGGAAGTGGTGGTTGCCGAGGACCTCGCGTACGCCGAGGTCGGTGAGGACGGCGGTCGGGACCGAGCGGTGCAGGGATTCGAGTGCGGCGGTCGAGGAGACGGTCACCAGGAGGTCGGCGCGGTCCAGGACCTCGCCCATGTTTCCGTACGCGAGACGGACGTTGGGCGGCAGGTCCATGCCGCGGGCGAGCCGCTGGTAGGGGTGTTCCTCGATGTGGGTGGTGTGCTCGCCGGGCTTGGAGCGGAGCTTGAGGACGACGTCCCGCCCGGGGTGGCGCCGGGCGTGCCCGGCCAGGCGCCGCAGCAGGTACTGCCGGTCGGCGCGGCTCTCGGGCACCGACGGCTGGGCGGCGAAGACGACCGTGTCGCGGCCGGCCTCGGGCCGGTAGGCGGCCCCGCCGAGGAAGGGCAGCGCGGCCTCGGTGACGGCGCGGGAGCCGGCGCCAACGCCCTCGTACACCGCGCGGAAACGCAGCGCGTCGTGGCGGGAGTTGGCGAGCACGATGTCCGCGCCGTGCCGCAGCAGCAGACCGTCGGCGAGCTTCTCGTAGACGACGCCGACATAGCCGGTGACGACGACGGGCCGCCGTGCGTGGCCCCGCCACCGTGCGGCGAGTCCGTGCAGCGCCGCCTGGGCGGCGCCTCCGACGAGTGCGAGCACGATCACGTCGTACGCCCGGTCGCCCCGCCCTTCGTGCGCGGCGGGCCCCAACGCCTGTGCGTGGTCCAGGAATTGGGCCAGCGTCACTTCGCGCAGGCTGTCCGCGCCCGCTCCGACCTCGTCGAGCTGACGCGGGGTGGGGGTGGCGCGGCCGCGCAGCAGGAAGCCGTCGAGGTCGGGGGAGGCGGGCCGGGGCTCGGCGGTGTCGGTCCCTGGCACCCGTTCGGCGAGACGGCGCGCGGTGAGCGCGCCCCATTTCCACCGGGTGTCCGAATCCGCGAGAACCGCGATCCGCAGCCGTGAGTCGGTACGTGATGGCACGCCGTAGAAACTAGGAAGCCGTGCGGGTTCGCGGCCCAACTCGGCTGCAACAACGGGTTAACAGCGTGACTACGAACGGCGTGCGGGGCTGTCGGGCGGGCCGGTTAACGGTCCCGCCGTCCGTCGTTCATCCGGCATCCGGCCGCCGGACAGGACGAAGGACGCGCGGCGCCCCTAGCGTCACCGCCGTGGTCAAGCTCTCCGTCATCGTGCCGTTCTACAACGTGCGCCCGTACGCACCCGACACCCTGCGAAGTCTGCGCGCGAACGCCCGTGACGACTTCGAGTTCCTCCTCGTCGACGACTGCTCGTCGGACGGCACGGTCGAGCTGCTCGAACGCGCCGAGCGCGAGCTGCCCGGGGCGGTGCTGCTGCGGCACGCCCGCAACGGCGGCCTCGCCACGGCCCGCAACACCGGCCTGGACGCGGCCCGCGGCACCTATCTGGCCTACCTGGACGGCGACGACTGGGTGGCACCCGGATACTTCGCCCAACTCCTTTCCTCTATCGAGGAGTTGGGCTGTGATTTCTTGCGCACCGATCACGTCCAGGTGACCGGCCAGGAGCGTACGGTGCACCGCGTGCCGCACGGCAGGCGCGGCGAGGTGATGTCGCCGCGGGACGCCATACTGCCCGCCACCCGTTCCACGTCGGTGGACTACGCGTACGCCTGGGCCGGGATGTACCACCGCAGGCTCGCCGACCGTGGGCTGCTGCACTTCACCGACGGCCTGCGCACCGCGGAGGACCGGCCGTGGATCTGGCGGCTGCACCGCGAGGCGGAGTCGTTCGCCGTCACGGGTCAGCTGGGCGTCTTCTACCGGCGCGGGGTCGCTTCCTCGCTCACGCAGATCGGCGATGTGCGTCAGCTCGACTTCATTCGCGCGTTCGACCAGGTGATCGAGGAGACGGCGAAGGACCGCGACGCCGCCGAGCTGCTCCCCAAGGCGGTACGGACGTACTGCGCGATCATTTCCCACCACATGAGCAGCATCGAGAGGTTCGAACCCGCCGTGGCCAGACAACTGCGCTCCCTCACCGCGGGCGCCCTGAGGCGGCTGCCGCAGGACCACCTCAAGGAGGCGCTGGGTTCCATGGACGCGCGCCGCGCCGCCAGGCTGCGCAGGCTGCGCCGCCGGCCGGCCGGGGCCTCCGCGCAGGCGGTCGCCTGATGCGTACGGCACCCGGTCCTCGCACGACGCAGGTCTTCGCCGCGTCCACCCTGTACGGGGTGGCCACCCTGGCGGCCGCGCTCGACAGCGGCTGCTTCCCGACGGCGGACCGGCGGCTGCTGCTCCTCAGCAACAACGCCTACGCGCCGGAGACATCGGCGCCGCTCGACACCGTGCCGGGGTTCGAGC
Encoded here:
- a CDS encoding amidohydrolase, whose amino-acid sequence is MSRESEADLPGEAPLPGELSEALCAELIAFRRDLHMHPELGNQEFRTTAAIRARLEAAGLEPRVLPGGTGLICDIGTTPARGSAQSGAARPVLAIRADIDALPIPDAKAGISYRSTVPDRAHACGHDVHTTTVLGTGLVLAELHREGRLPAPVRLLFQPAEEVLPGGAADAIVAGALDGVGRIIAVHCDPRVDAGRIGLRPGPITSACDRLEVFLDGPGGHTARPHLTTDLVTAVARVAADVPALLARRIDARAGLALTWGRIESGHACNVIPMHAELAGTVRCLDLDAWRDAPDLVHAAIDEVATLHGAKSEINYVRGVPPVVNDPAVTELLRDAMTARRGPFAVEDTEQSLGGEDFSWYLEHVPGAMARLGVRTPGSHARLDLHRGDFDADEAAIKVGVELFTAAALLDGNRA
- a CDS encoding N-acetylneuraminate synthase family protein, coding for MSNRLRTLGSRTAGPGHPVYVTGEIGINHNGDLDTALALIDVAADAGCDAVKFQKRTPEICTPRDQWDIERDTPWGRMTYIDYRHRVEFGEDEYRAIDAHCALRGIDWFASPWDTEAVAFLEKFDVPAHKVASASLTDDELLRALRATGRTVVLSTGMSTPQQIRHAVEVLGSANILLCHATSTYPAKADELNLRVINSLMAEYPNVPIGYSGHETGLQTTLAAVALGAAFVERHITLDRAMWGSDQAASVEPGGLTRLVRDIRTIEAALGDGVKKVYDSELAPMKKLRRVAGVVAATGDRAPAAV
- a CDS encoding acylneuraminate cytidylyltransferase is translated as MSAATAAPALRVLAVIPARGGSKGVPGKNLAPVAGVPLVVRAVLACRAARHVTDVAVSTDDPAIAAAARAAGADVVVRPAAIAGDTASSEAAVLHALDAYPDTAAVLLVQCTSPFLTREDVEGVAAAVVEDGADTAVTVAPFHGFLWRESIEDGAACGQGMGHDKTVRPRRQDRPQDFLETGAAYAMDAAGFRTHKHRFFGRTALVRTDPARVLEIDEPHDLARARALAPLVDHAPGPTLDDVDAVVLDFDGTQTDDKVLIDSEGRELVAVHRGDGLGIAALRRAGLKLLVLSTEQNPVVAARAHKLKIPVLHGIDRKDLALKQWCEDENVDPQRVLYAGNDVNDLPCFALAGWPVAVASAHDAVRAAARAVTAAPGGEGAVREIAGWLLGPELDRTPPAPTTHHTPYTP
- a CDS encoding DUF6716 putative glycosyltransferase, which codes for MPSRTDSRLRIAVLADSDTRWKWGALTARRLAERVPGTDTAEPRPASPDLDGFLLRGRATPTPRQLDEVGAGADSLREVTLAQFLDHAQALGPAAHEGRGDRAYDVIVLALVGGAAQAALHGLAARWRGHARRPVVVTGYVGVVYEKLADGLLLRHGADIVLANSRHDALRFRAVYEGVGAGSRAVTEAALPFLGGAAYRPEAGRDTVVFAAQPSVPESRADRQYLLRRLAGHARRHPGRDVVLKLRSKPGEHTTHIEEHPYQRLARGMDLPPNVRLAYGNMGEVLDRADLLVTVSSTAALESLHRSVPTAVLTDLGVREVLGNHHFLGSGCLTSWDRLDAGHRPEPDAAWLAAQGVAPGEAYQRAFDLARERLGALLGQESLPPIAPYYTATTAPGHLPGLLARHHLAPDGTPLPGAAPAHEPTGLRRLIRDAVRDAARGAYRHGVQRVAPVIRRMGEL
- a CDS encoding glycosyltransferase family 2 protein, which produces MVKLSVIVPFYNVRPYAPDTLRSLRANARDDFEFLLVDDCSSDGTVELLERAERELPGAVLLRHARNGGLATARNTGLDAARGTYLAYLDGDDWVAPGYFAQLLSSIEELGCDFLRTDHVQVTGQERTVHRVPHGRRGEVMSPRDAILPATRSTSVDYAYAWAGMYHRRLADRGLLHFTDGLRTAEDRPWIWRLHREAESFAVTGQLGVFYRRGVASSLTQIGDVRQLDFIRAFDQVIEETAKDRDAAELLPKAVRTYCAIISHHMSSIERFEPAVARQLRSLTAGALRRLPQDHLKEALGSMDARRAARLRRLRRRPAGASAQAVA